The Micromonospora sp. M71_S20 genome has a window encoding:
- the yidD gene encoding membrane protein insertion efficiency factor YidD, whose protein sequence is MFPVINLRGDRRRKKKKDWFDNCDACNCNMPSCDVPCCDLGLFSFLLTLGALLARLVAPGRASTTPTAAAGRVPLVDRAGRAAILGYRRWLSHRWPGQCRFTPTCSAYGLAAVERYGLAVGGRMAADRLRRCRPDVPRGTHDPVR, encoded by the coding sequence ATGTTCCCTGTGATCAACCTGAGGGGCGACCGGCGTCGCAAGAAGAAGAAGGACTGGTTCGACAACTGCGACGCGTGCAACTGCAACATGCCCAGCTGCGACGTGCCCTGTTGCGATCTGGGGCTCTTCTCGTTCCTGCTCACCCTCGGGGCGCTGCTCGCCCGGCTCGTGGCGCCCGGCCGGGCGTCGACGACGCCGACCGCTGCCGCCGGGCGGGTGCCGTTGGTGGACCGGGCCGGGCGGGCCGCGATTTTGGGCTACCGGCGCTGGCTGTCGCACCGCTGGCCCGGGCAGTGCCGCTTCACCCCGACGTGCAGCGCGTACGGGCTGGCCGCCGTGGAGCGTTACGGGCTGGCCGTCGGCGGGCGGATGGCCGCCGATCGGCTGCGCCGCTGCCGGCCCGACGTGCCGAGGGGCACCCACGACCCGGTGCGCTGA